The region CCACTGTTTCATTTTACCTTGTTCTGTGTTTAGTTCGACGATTAGCAAGGAAGAGACGTAACGATGGGGACCCCAGTTCGGATTCGACTGGTTTGTCTCACAAAGTCCACATCTGCTCTGTTAACAACTTCCCCACTGCTGCCGGCCTCGCCTCCTCAGCTGCTGGGTTCGCCTGtctaggtgtgtgtttgtgtttatacagtctttttttaatgcatggAAGGAAAGAACATGAAATTTtaagttaaaaagaaataatgaaagctCAACAGCTGCTTTTCAGCTCACAATAAGAGAAGTTTAAACTTAATTATGTTGCCTGTGTGTACCCATTCTTCAATATATCATGTCCATCTCATATTAGATACGTCTCCAATTTTTTGTCCTCATCTCTTACGACCTCTTTCCTCCCTGTGCTGCAGTTTACACCCTGGCCCAGGTGTTTGGCGTGGAAGGGGAGCTGTCTGGGATTGCTCGGCAAGGCTCAGGCAGCGCGTGCCGGAGTATGTATGGAGGGTTTGTCCAGTGGATCATGGGACGGAAAGATGATGGCAAGGACAGTCTAGCCCAGCAGGTGGAGCCAGAGACTCACTGGCCTGAGCTCAGAATCCTTGTACTAGTGGTGGGTCAGCTTATGTGTGTTTGGGAGAGAGACTGAAAGTGACAAAAAGAATGATGGAAGTCTGCACAAAATGCACACTTTAactgaaaatagtaaaaagttCTATCAGTTGTATCATATCTTTGTTACAGGCCAGTGCTGAGAGGAAGCCAGTGGGCAGCACGTCTGGGATGCAGACCAGTGTACAAACAAGCCGTCTCCTAAAGGTATTTTGCTCACCTTCAAACCTACATCATTCAGTGTACTAACTTTACTGCTGGTGATGATAAAACTGGAGATTTGGCTTGTTTACACTGCATTTAAAGCTAATTTGTTGTTACACATTAGATGTCAagcttttctgtgtgtcttttctgtgtttgtagcACCGGGCTGAGTCCGTTGTCCCGGGCCGGATGACGGAGATGATTGAAGCAGTGCGAAGGAAAGACTTTGCTGCGTTCGCTGAACTGACCATGAAGGACAGTAATCAGTTCCACGCCACCTGCCTCGACACATACCCTCCCATCTTCTACCTCAACAGTGTGTCTCAGCAGGTTATCAGTTTGGTGCATCGGTATAACCGACACTATGGGGAGACGAGGGTGAGCAACTTTACACTGCTGTTTGTgggaaagaacagaaaaatagCTAGAGCTGTGTATTCACCCGTTTCCTAAGAAAGTACTTGTTACTGCATTGTTACACAGCAACACAGCCctgaaaaagcaaatgaaatgtaaactgtgatggtttaggatttatttctctgtaaaaatcacacacagtgaaataaatggaaacatGACTCCTTTGAAGGGTAGAAAATGTTTGTAGTTAATGGAGCTAAAACATATGAGCATGTAACACATTGTATTCTATTCAGTATGTATACTTTTATGTAGTGTTACACATTTCCCTCTGTGTCATGCAGCTGAATTTCTGAGATGGTGTAATGAAGATGTGAAACTACAAACTGAGGAACAGAAAAACTCTCCTTCTACATATGCCGGTCACAGTCTGTTTGTTTCCCCACAGGTGACCTACACATTTGATGCAGGGCCAAACGCTGTGATcttcactctgcagcagcatgttCCTGAGTTTGTTCGGGTGGTTCAGCATTTCTTCCCCCCGGAGACAAACGGAGGACAGTGAGTTGACACTAAATTCTGCGGACATAGAAATTAGTTAATGCATGTAAAATATCATTTATGTGCATGAATACACAACGATagatgggtgttttttttagcttcaaataagatgtttctctctctttgttaaGGTGTGGTGCTTTCTGCCTCTTTGAAATGACTCACTGAATGTTTCTTCCTTGTCTGCAGGTTTATTAAGGGTCTTCCAGTTAACCACGCTGCTCTCTCTGAGGAGCTGAAACAGGCTATTGGTCTAGAGCCCATGCCCAAGGGAATAAGCTACATGATTAGTACCAAGGTACACGCTGATGTAATCACTCTGTGGCTCACTTTTCTTATCAGTTTTTTAACAGCAACTGAAAATCTGTGTCATAAATCGCTTTGTGATTTATATGTCttggtgtgtctgtctgaaagcTGTACAACACACAGTGGAAATATGTGATCTGTGAGCCAAGTTTAGATTCATGTCCACATTTCCTTTTACGTAACATCGTGTTGCACTACTTCAGTTGAAAATTGTGGCACACATTGTGATGTACAGTAGTTCCTCTGTTTTACAGACGTTACCATCAGAGTTAGTCCAGTATTTGACCGTTTCTCTGTGCTCTAGGTTGGACCAGGCCCATGTGTTGTGGAGGATCCCACTCAGCATCTCCTTGGATCTGATGGGTTGCCTAAGATGACCGTGTGATGCCCTGCTGCCCTAAAGGGAGAAAGTTCCACCGAGCAATAATGAAGCCAAAAAATGTGCATATGTCATTCATAATTAggtttttacaaatcagaattATCGCTCATTATCCTTCTCTGCTCTTGTAGAGCTTTCTGcgtttctcatttcatttcgCATAAATGGGCACAGTGCCCAAATGTACAGCCAGCGTGCTCTTGAGCAATGCAATGAGTAGAATTCACCACTGCAGCTGACCTTGTGCTCCTTGACCTATATGACCAAATGCTGTGAGACTTTGGAGTCATGTCTGGATTACAGTCACTctaaaggtcccatattttgctcattttaaagttcaacCTTGTATTTGAAGATCCTACTAGAACaagtttacatggtttaatgttcaaaaaacacattattgttCTTGTACCCGAACATGGCTGTTGCAGCCTCAGTCTGAACGTTCAGTTTTAGAGGAACTTTGCTCTCGTATTCAACATCTTCGTGTTACAGAGAACccaggtggattcaggttttcagtgggcgggaaCAGTCCGCCTGCTGGAGgaagtcacatgatcaacagatccccttcttcttcctccaaatCTAAACTAAAGAgtgattttacacacatttactgaaatatggagcagaagaaaaggagagtgtGCCGTTCTCTAGACGCACCCGGGGACACAGatttatattgatattatattttgcataatatgggaccttttattatgttttagCTCTCCTCTTATCAAAACAGCACTTGAGACTTGCTGCACATACTGGTACTAGACTTGTGTCAATTGTATTCtgtaacattaaataaaatatattttagtcaATATAattcttgttttgtcttttgccCTTTTCTGGTTGTAGTTTAGTTTTGTAAAAATTTTTTGTCAGTGCAAaggaaggtaaaaaaaacaaaagtccaGTGGTCTACCGGTCCAACtttaaaagctgaaatgctCAGAATGACATACACAGCCTAATGAAAACAGGATGTATCCGTGATCAGTGGACAAGAGACTTTTGTTTGTAGATTTCATAAATAAAGACcttaacccataagaacccaCGGTGACACAAGTGAcacagaccttttaaatattctggaaatcTCCCTATAAAGCTTTAGCCCCTCAGTAACAGCCACTTAACATCCTCGTGCAGTCTTGTGTCCCAGTGTTAATTTGTGCTCACAGGAaaccattttgaaaatgttggcctgcctgattaaaacctgTGACACAACTACCTAATTTTaaacaacttgtttttgttattaaaaggtaaGTTTCAAACAATTTTACAATTCTAATACTGTCCTGGATTACAATTAACCTGTCCTGGCcatatttaatgaaaatgaaatgtgacatatatttaacatttcagatctcaaaaataagttcagaaaagttttatatcccccataattttacttaaaggagagaaaagggtcCGGGTTCTTTGGGGTTAAGAGGAACAACAGCTGGTAAGACCTGCACACAAGCCCACGCACTGCACTTGCTTGttagtcaggtgtgtgtgtgtgtgtgtgtgtgtgtgtgtgtgtgtgtgtgtgtgtgtggctcctccTCTCGCTCTGCAGTCCTGATCTGGTCGGAAGTGACGACTGG is a window of Pempheris klunzingeri isolate RE-2024b chromosome 1, fPemKlu1.hap1, whole genome shotgun sequence DNA encoding:
- the mvda gene encoding diphosphomevalonate decarboxylase → MDKPNIFTCTAPVNIAVIKYWGKRNEELILPINSSLSATLHQDQLKTTTTVATSRSFQEDRIWLNGKEEDITHPRIQSCLREIRRLARKRRNDGDPSSDSTGLSHKVHICSVNNFPTAAGLASSAAGFACLVYTLAQVFGVEGELSGIARQGSGSACRSMYGGFVQWIMGRKDDGKDSLAQQVEPETHWPELRILVLVASAERKPVGSTSGMQTSVQTSRLLKHRAESVVPGRMTEMIEAVRRKDFAAFAELTMKDSNQFHATCLDTYPPIFYLNSVSQQVISLVHRYNRHYGETRVTYTFDAGPNAVIFTLQQHVPEFVRVVQHFFPPETNGGQFIKGLPVNHAALSEELKQAIGLEPMPKGISYMISTKVGPGPCVVEDPTQHLLGSDGLPKMTV